One stretch of Candidatus Deferrimicrobium sp. DNA includes these proteins:
- a CDS encoding MBL fold metallo-hydrolase, which translates to MTFTLHETRLRENVWVWTPGGDRIETSYGANCTAVVGRDSALVVDPLIAPSFARLVAGALSEKTSLPVEHVVVTHHHRRSSRTPHVATRWRRCGTVSGRRGSPSGSCRTSTRGGSPEKSSCEAAKPRSRKGNGPWEGPFPVVRVG; encoded by the coding sequence GTGACCTTCACCCTGCACGAGACCCGGTTGCGCGAGAACGTCTGGGTCTGGACGCCCGGCGGAGACCGCATCGAGACGAGCTACGGGGCGAACTGCACGGCCGTCGTCGGCCGCGACTCGGCGCTCGTCGTGGACCCGTTGATTGCGCCCTCCTTCGCCCGGCTGGTCGCAGGCGCGCTCTCGGAAAAGACGTCGCTGCCCGTCGAACACGTGGTCGTGACGCACCACCACAGACGGTCGTCGCGCACCCCGCATGTCGCGACGCGATGGCGGCGGTGCGGGACCGTCTCCGGCAGAAGGGGTTCGCCGTCGGGGAGCTGTCGGACTTCTACGAGGGGGGGTAGCCCGGAAAAGTCGTCCTGCGAAGCGGCGAAGCCGCGAAGCAGGAAAGGA